A stretch of DNA from Shewanella sediminis HAW-EB3:
GCTCATCGACACCGAAGTGCTCATAGATCTGCTTGATCTCGTTAAACGCTACGCCGATACGAGTGGTAAATCCATAATCGAAATAGCCGACATGCTGCAGGCCGACGCCCCATGCATTGACCTTCTTGTTATAGTTGCTGGTCATCAGAGGATCGTGATCCTCAAAACTCCCTTCAGCCCAGTTTGGCTTGCGAATATCATAGATATAAGGCAACGCTCCCTGGTAGACAACCTCACCCGCCTTGTTTTTAATCACCTTATCGGCGTCATAGATAGAGTACTGCTTGAAGCGAATATTCCGGTCTTCGAAGTTAGCATTGACTAACAGCTCGTTATCGATACCTGCGAGCTCGAAGTCATATCTGAGATCGGCGAAATACTGCCATGAGGTCTCATCGGCAGATACCTGACGGTACTCCTGACGACGTGCGGCAAACGGGTACAAGACACCATCTTCGACCAGAGGGGCACGGGGATCGGCGTTGATGGTGCCGCGACGGTTCCAGTACACATAGTTATAGGCGCCCGTCTGGCGAGAGAAGCCTGAAGTGTAATCACGGTACTGCAGCTGCTGATTAAGGAACAGATTGTCATTGAAGAAGATGTTATGAGTCAGCTTAAATCGTAACTCCTCTCCTTCGTTATCTTTCGCCATAGGTGAGATTAGGCCCGCATGACCAAACTCATAAGGCGTCAGGCCATCACTATTGGCTAATGAGTCGGCTAACTGTTGGCGCTGCTCATCACTCAGCTGGATGCCTTTACCCTCAGGGTCATTAATCAAGTCTTCCCAGCTTGCCTCGCCGGCGTTTTTACCACCGACTGAGTCGGCATTATAAATGCGGATAGGGTGACCGATAGAGTCAACGGCAATGGAGTCATTGATATAGGATGCCGACAACATCAGGTCTTGAGAATCGTCAAACACATATTTAAGTGAGCTGTACACCTCATCCCTGTCGGTGCCGATATCACGGTAGCCGTCGCTACGTGCCGTTTTAGCCACGACGCGATAAGCCAGTTTATCGCTTAAACCACCCGTGCTATCCAAGCTTAACGAGTAGGTATCCCACTGACCGACCTCAACACCAAATTCGTTTTTAGACTCAAACTGCGGCTTCTTCTCAATCAGGTTGATCACACCACCGGCGCTGCCCATGCCATAAAGCCCGGTTGCAGGTCCCTTAAGCACCTCGACCGACTCGACATTGGTGAGTGACCGTGTAGGGTTAAAGGTGTTACCCAAGCCCGCACCGCCATACATACCATCATAGGTATAGTTTGCGCCCAAACCACGGATAACCAGATTATCTCCGATACCATAGTTATTACCCGCCTGAGTCACGCCACTGATGTTACGCACTAAATCTTGCAGGCTGTTGACGCCCTGAGCGTTAATCAATTCTTCATCGACGATAACAACCGCCGCTGGCGTTTCCATCAAAGACATATCTGACTTTGTGGCCAGCCCTGAATTCATAACTACCTGATTTTGTCTTCCATAGACGGTGATACGTTCTACGTCCGTGTTTTCCAGCCCTTCGGCCTGTGCAGCGTGAAGCGTCATAGGTAAAAATGTTGAAGCACAAGCAACGGCAAGTAGTGAAAAACGAAATTGATTCATCTGTTATCATCCCCTCAAATAATTGAGCGAATGATAACGATTTGCATTTAGATTACAACACCTGTTTCAGGCTCTGATACAAATATGTGCGCCCCACTGGGGTTTTAGCGGGGTTTATGGTGAACTTTTACAATGTAAAGATAAGCAGGCTGTTTAAGTGTTGACCAATGTGCTTCATCCATCGGTAAGTGGAAAACTTTACGCGGTTATTTTATAGGCTTAGGTTATCGGTAAATCAGCTCCGGTGCTTGTCTGCAGTAACCGATTAAGTGCTCGGTCAATCTATCGTAGAGATCTTCCTTTACATAGGGCAACTCTTCAATATAAACACGGCTATCTAACTCGGTAGGCAGAAGAAAATGGCTGAGTCTGTGTAGATCCTCTGCCGCCGATAGCTTGTCCTCTTCATTCATTGTCGCCGCAATCACCGAACCACTGGAAGTAAAGACCTCTCTCAAGAAGTCGACCAATCTGTCGAACTCCTTATCCCAGTTGAGATTACCATTATTCTGCGCTTCCCAGGCCAGCAATTCGATAGCACGGATCACCTCCCCCTGAAGGGTGTCGGCGCGTCCCGATGAGGGCACCAGGTTTTCCCATATCCACAATGCAATATCCTGGCTACAACCAGTAAGTTGAACCCGCCCATGAGTTGCCCCACACTCCGGAGCGCGCAAGTCTGTTGATTGAATGTCTTGCGAATGAGTGTCTTGTGTTTGAGTATTAGGCATAAAATTGCGGCTTAGTTGTTCTATCAGCATTAAACAGATGAGCCAGGCATTGTAATACCAAGCTCATAACGAATAAAGCTGAAAAACCGGAATCAGACTAAACGGCGTTTCAGGGAGACAAATCCAAGAACCAATAAGCCAAGCAGGGAGAGTGATCCGCCACCATGTCCCTCACTGCTGCTATCACCGATATAGATTTCATCACGGTCACTGCTCTCCAGCGGCAAAGCATAGAGGTTATCGGTCTCGTCCGAGCTGATAGTCGCAACAATATCATCGAACCCCACCTCATAAAGGTCGATCAACACATCGTAATGATCTGCCGGGTAGCCAGTATGCAGCGTCGTTAACACCTCGAAATCATCGTCACTCGAGTCACCGATAATGGTGAATATATCGGTGGAATAGTAATGTACCCAAGGGCCCCCATCCCGGCTCAGATAGAGTTCGGCATAGACATCGGCGCGTTCATAACTGCCAAACCCGATTAAGTCAGCATCGAAGGTCACGCTGAACGTCTGGTAGAAACCGTCTAGATCATTGTCTGTGAACAGTCGACTGCTGGCCTCATAAATAGAAAATTCATGGAAAATAGGGTTAGCGAATTGAGCGGCTTCGCCAGCCATTTTTTGTTTGGCATACTTTGAAGACGTTTGACCATTTTTATGGGCTAATATCACCTCTTCTCTGGTTCTCATACCGTCTGATTTAACACCTTCACTGCTTGTCAGCAGTTGCAGTTTTTTCTGAGTTAGCATCTGCAGCAACTCATTATCAGTTTGAACACTAGCATCAAGGTTCACACCTTCCCCCTGAGCTGATTGAGCAGGGTTCATCTCACGCCCTACTGAGAAGGTTTGTTGAATCAAACCTGTAGCATCTAACACCTCGGATTGACTCACGGTGTCTGCATTGGCTGGGGCTAATAAAGCAAAGTTCAGCACCAGAATACTCAAGATTCCGGCACCAAACACACCAGGTTTCAGAGAGCGGGGGAAGGAGTTGTTAACGCCCGATCTATGCTCATCAGTGGAAATACTGTTTCGTCTCTTTTGGCTCATATTCGAGTTAGAGTTCATATTCAAAGCCTCATTAATATTTTCGGTTGTTAAGGCCATTAGAGCCGGATCAAAGTGAACACAAGCTGAACGCTAAAAATTGAACGGTTAATCCAACTCCCCCCCTTTTCAAGCCAGCAGGCAAATTCAGCTAACGTTCATCTGGGATCGGTTATTGATATATGAAGATGGATAAAGGAAAGAGATAACAGGCATTCAGGATAAGGCCATTGCTGGTTTCTTAATATGACGGGATCTTTTACACTAGCCTATAACAACTATCCTGGCACTGAGCGGGGCATTTAATGAAATTTGGTTCCATGTTGGTACTCACAACCTGTATTCTTATTCCGTTTTTCGGACAGGCATCGAGTGCCCAACTACCAGGGATTGGCGCTGCTTCGATGAGCATCGCCGCTCAGACATCGAAAAAAGCTCCCCAACAGCTCAAAGTCAGAAGTCGTGAACAGGCTATTCAGTTAGTTAAACGTCAATATCAGGGAAAAGTACTCAAGGCACAATCGAGCCGAGTCAATGGTCATCCGGGTTACAGAGTTAAGTTGATATCGAGCGAGGGAGTGGTGTTTTATGTCTCTGTCGATGCCAAAACCGGCAGCGTGCGCAGAAATTAGCTTCACATCTTGTTATCAAAGATAAAAGCACTTTATGACTAAGGAATGAAACCATGAGAGTACTTCTGGTAGAAGATGACATTGAGCTACAAACCAATTTAAAACAGCATTTAGTGGACGCAAATTACAACATAGATGTGGCCGATGATGGTGAAATTGGCCTGTTTCAGGGCACCGAATACCGTTACGATGCAGCCATTATTGATGTTGGTTTACCCAAGCTCGATGGCATCGCATTAATCAAAACACTTCGCGAACAGGAGATAGACTTCCCGATTTTGATCTTAACGGCCCGTGACAGCTGGCAAGATAAGGTTGAGGGGCTCGATGCCGGCGCCGACGATTATCTCACGAAACCATTTCATCCCGAGGAGTTAGTTGCCAGACTCAAGGCGCTTATCCGTCGCTCGGCCGGTAAGGCCAGTCCGGTTGTGAATAACGGCCCCTTCAGCATTAATACCAGCAGTTTAGAGATCAAGAAAGGTGATGTGGTGATCACCCTAAGCGGCACAGAATATAAGTTATTTGAATACTTTATGCTGCACCCGGGTGAAGTGATATCTAAAACCGTACTCACGGAGCATATATACGATCAAGACTTCGATCTGGACTCTAACGTTATCGAAGTCTTTATCAGAAGATTGAGAAAGAAGCTGGATCCGGATAATTCATTTAGCCTCATCGAGACCCTGCGGGGACAGGGATATCGCCTGACTCAGATGCAAAAAACAGAACAAAGTGATGAGTAAACCGTCCTCTCAATCTCAATCGGAGACCGGAGTTAACCCTAATAAGGGCCTGCTTAACTCCCTCAAGGCCAGACTGGTTGTCAGTGCCCTGCTGTTGATCTTAGTCCTGCTGCCCCTGATTGGTTTCACTCTTAACGACGCCTTCAAGCAACAGGTGAAAAGCGCCGCTAAAAACGAACTCAGCGCTTACCTCTATTCAGTGTTAGCGGTCACCGAAGTCGACAATAACCGTTTACTCATGCCAGAGCTATTGGTGGAAAATCAATTTAACGTCATTCAATCCGGCTTATATGCTCTGATATCGACACCTGGTAACACATCGGGAATACCAGCTAAACATCTGCTGTGGCAATCAAACTCCTTTCTAGCGTCTGAACCGCCTCAACACTTGCCCCATCCGGCAACGGGTCAGAGTGAGTTTGGCGAAATACTGCTCGAAGGTAAACCCCATATTATCTACAGCTTCAGCGCCAGTTTCGAGCAGAGGCAAAATAAGCAGTTCCCCATCACGATTCATATCATCAAAGATCAGGCCGACTTTCAGCTGCAGATAGATAAATTTACCCGCCAACTCTGGACCTGGTTACTGATCTTAATGGCACTCTTGGGCGGCGTGCAGCTGGCTTGGTTGCTCTGGACCTTGAAGCCCTTAGCTAAGTTTAAACAGGAACTCAGTGATGTCGAACAAGGCCGTGCCATGCAGCTCGAGGCAGACTACCCAACAGAGTTGCAAGCCGTGGCGCGCCAGCTTAATACATTACTCAATACTGAACAAAGCCAGCGCAAAAGGTACCGAAATGCCCTGTCCGATCTGGCCCATAGCCTGAAAACGCCCTTAGCCGTGATCCAGAGTCAAAAAGATCTCAGTCAGGGCTCCTTTGAGCAGATAAGCGTGATCAATAGAATCATTGGCCATCAACTCAAGCGCGCCCAAAGCGCGGCCGGCTCTTCGTGGCACTTAGGGGTTAAGGTCTGTTCAGTCAGTGAAAAACTCGTCAGAACCTTAGGGAAAATCTACCGAGCCCCCGAGATACAGATCACCGAATCTGTCGATAGTGAGGCCATCTTTAAGGGCGATGAGTCCGACCTGACCGAGATACTGGGTAATCTGCTCGATAATGCCTGCAAAGCGGCGAAGTCAAAGGTGTTATTAAGCGTCACCTCGAGTGACACTCAGTTAAATATAGCGATAGAAGATGACGGTAATGGGATAAGTCCCGAGCAACAGAGCCAGATATTCGAGAGGGGCATTCGCGCCGACTCATACAGCCAAGGTCACGGAATAGGCCTTGCCATCGTGCGCGATCTTATCGACAGCTATAATGGCAAGCTTTCAGTGTCCACTTCAGAAAGTCTCGGCGGCGCTAAATTTGAGATAAGCTTCAGCCTTGGGAGAAGGTAAGACTGGCTTTAGCCGGGAATTTTATTTAGGAGAAGCTTCGCGACTAAAGCCGCTCCTACAAATAAAATTTTACCTTTCAGCTTGTGTTCATCTTCGACTCTTTATCATGACTCTAAAGTCAAAGACAAGAGTTTGGAGACGACATGAAAACATTCATCCAATGGTGTTACCTATCCCTATTGATAGTTTTCACTCCGGTGGCACTGATTCAAGATGTCAGTGCCCAAGAGTTAAACAGTAACACGGCGCAATCAGCCTTTAGTGAAGCTGAGCTCGAGCAGATGCTTGCCCCCATCGCCCTATATCCGGACAGTCTGCTCACTCACATACTCATCGCGGCAACCTATCCTCTGGAAGTGGTGGAAGCCAGTCGATTGCAGAGTACAAATACGCTTCTGCCAGCCGAGCAGTTAATGGAGAAGGCAGAGGGAAAAGAGTGGGATCCCAGTGTCATCGCCCTGCTCGCCTTCCCGAACGTGCTGGAAAAGCTCAGTAACGACTTAACCTGGACTCAAAAGCTGGGTGATGCATTCCTTCAAGATGAAGCCCGATTACTCGCTAGTATTCAATCATTGAGACAGCAAGCCGATGAGGCCGATAGCTTGTCAGAGATGGACAATGTATCGGTGACACGGGTTAACAATCAGATTGTCATTGAGCCTGCACAACCCGAGGTGATCTATGTACCCTACTACGATCCCAGAGTCGTCTATGGACATTGGCGCTGGTACCGTTATCCACCAGTGTATTGGACCCCTTATCCATATTATGTTCGCCGTCCCTATGGACATTTTTACTGGAACACTGGCGTACATATCAGGTTTAACTTCTATTTCAGTGCGTTCCATTGGAGCAATCACCATATTGTGGTGACGCACCATCATAATTCACATCACTATCGTCACAGAGGCAGAATCGTCACCAGTCACGGGGCTCAACGCTGGCAGCATAAGCCACAGCATAGACGTGGCGTTGCTTACCGCAGTAACCATGTGAAGCAAAGATATAATAGCCACCGCCCAAGCATGGCGCATACCAAGCAGGTGAGAAAAGCCGAGCGTCATCAGCTGAGTCACGCAAAAGCGAGCAACAACCGACTCCATAAGGGGAGCAGCCTTGAGCGGAATAACAGTCTTGATAGAAACAAGAGCCATCAGCTGAATCGTAAGTTAGGTAAGAGTCGTGAACAGCAATTTACTAATAAGCTTCATAACACTCCCAGCCACAACCAGGTGAAGAGCCATCAGCGGGTGAAAAGTTATCAGCGAGATGTGAAGAGCCATCAACCTGCGAAGAGCCATCAGCCCCAACGCTCTACACAGCCAAAGCAAAGCCATCAACGAGATGTGAGGAGCCATCAGCCTGTGAAGAGTCATCAGCCCCAACGCTCTTCACAACCAAAGCAGAGCCATCAGCGGGTGAAGAGTCATCAACCCCAACGCTCTATACAACCAAAGCAGAGCCATAACTCCAGCAGGCCGAGTCACTCCACGGCCAATATGAGCAAATCTCATAAAAGCGGGGGGCATCAACAAAGCGGCTCCCGGACCAAGATACGCGATTAATGAGCCGACTCGGGTGCTAAACACCATGGCCCACACGTAACAAACCCAATATAATCAACCAAGAAATACCGCTACTTAGCGGTATTTCCTTTGGTTTTAACCCTGTCTTTAGCCATCTAATCGATAGAACAAAGTCAGCACCTAGCCTGCAGCCGCAGACTCACCCCATAATATCGGTAATAGCCGATGATGTTGCTGCCAATAAACAACAGCTCCATGACCACGGCGGTCGGCGAACCAGCCAGATAGTTATGAATCAGCCACAGAGAAGTCCCCACAATCATTAGCTGCCGCAGACGTTGGTCGCTTTGACAAAATGCAGCCGTGGTTTGAAATACCGTTCCGCTAAAACTCAACAAGCTGATTAAGCCGGTAAACGTCATCAAGGTGATCATTAAGGCGCTGGTTAAAAAGAGGAGCATCAACCTCTTAGAGGTAGTGAATATACTGGAAAAATAACGAATACTTGCCAGCAACATTAAGCCTGCTGCGGTCCACTGTTCCAGTAAAACAAAATGAGCACTAATCAAGATGCCTGAGACACATAAGCAACAGACGATTTTTTGCCTCTGCTTAAATTGAAATGATACCAGATCGAATACGATGGCAATGGCTATCAACACTTGAGACCAGATAAATGCCGACACTGTTTCCCCCTGCGAAAATTATGATAAAAATTATGCAGGGATTATGGGGAGAAACCGCAAAGGAGGAATTAACTTAAGTTAAGTTGTTCTCTTTATTTTTCGCACTTAATTCTCGCTTTTAATCGAGACAGGCTGACAGGGTTGATGCCTATATAGCTGGCAATTTGAATGTTGTTAAGCTTACTCACCCAATGCGGCCAATACTGCTGCAGGTGCCGATACCTTTGTTCCGGGGTATTGAGTAATAAGAGGGCCTCTTTCTGCTCTTTAAATATCAGTTGTTGCTGCAATAGTGCGACTTTAGCGGGTAAGAAATGAGGTAATGCCAGTAAGCTCAAGGGGACTTTTATCACTTCAGCATCACAGATAGTTTCGATTTGATATTGAGCCGCCACTCCCTGCAACCAACTTGAATAGAGGAAACATAGCTCTCCCTCAAAATAAAACTCCTTACATCGTTCAAGGCCACTCTCCCCGTAATGACATGCTCTAAGCGTGCCAGACACAATAAAATAACCATAGTCCTGCTCCGCCCCCTGAACGAGTAACACCTCAGCTGTGCCCAATGAGATCGACCTGAATTGAGACAGTTGTGATTTAACCACCTCACTTGGAATGCCAAAACCGGAGAAAAAATTAACAACCTCTGTGAATCTACTCACCATCAAAACAACCAGCCTCTTCGAGTCTTATCGGCCAAGACTAGCACATAAACCATTGAGAAAATGTTTAGTTAATTCAGGTCTAATAGATTTTCTAGATTCACCGAATCGATACATACCACTTCATGCAATCGCACATATCGATCAATAATATTTACAGGCAGAAAGAGCACAACGTTATACATTTAAGAGACCCCCCAATGGATCTAACAAAAAGCTGTTTAGTAATATCGATGAGTCTGGCATTTACCGTACAGGCTGAAACATTAACCCGTGACAATGGTGCACCGGTAGGTGATAACCAAAACTCAATCACGGCCGGTAGTAACGGCAGCGTACTTCTTCAAGACGTTCAACTTATTCAGAAACTACAACGCTTCGCCCGTGAACGTATTCCTGAGCGTGTAGTGCATGCCAGAGGTACTGGAGTGCATGGAGAGTTTATCTCGAGTGGAGATTTCGGTGAACTCACTCAAGCGGCACCATTTGCTAAAAAAAATAAGGTGACACCTGTATTTGTTCGTTTCTCAACGGTGGTCCACTCCAAAGGCTCTCCTGAAACTCTTCGTGATCCCCGTGGGTTCGCCACCCGTTTTTACTCCGAGCAGGGTAACTGGGATCTGGTTGGTAACAATCTACCGGTATTCTTCATCCGCGATGCAATAAAGTTTCCGGACATGGTGCACTCACTAAAACCATCGCCGGTAACCAATAAGCAAGACCCTAACCGCTTCTTCGACTTTTTCAGCCACGAAGCGACGGCAACCAATATGCTGACTTGGGTTTATACCAATTTAGGTACGCCTTCCAGTTACCGTAAGATGGACGGCTGGGGTGTACACGCTTACAAGTTTATTAATGATGAAAACCGGGTTAAATACGTTAAGTTCCATTGGGTGAGTCAACAGGGTGTCGAAGGACTAAGACCCAATGAAGTCACAAAAATACAGGGGCAGAACTTTAATCACCTGACCGATGATCTTTATAGCCAAATAGATCAAGGTAACTTCCCTAAATGGGACCTTAAGGTCAAAGTAATAAGCCCTGAAGATCTGAACAAGTTTGACTATAACCCACTCGATGCAACCAAGATGTGGCTGGATGTGCCTGAAACTAAGGTGGGCACCATGACACTCAATCGTGTTCCCGACAACTTCTTCCAGGAGACTGAACAGGCGGCATTTGCCCCATCAAATCTGATCCCGGGCATAGAGCCATCTGAAGATAGATTATTGCAGGGACGTATCTTCTCATATGCCGATACTCAACTGTATCGCCTGGGGGCCAACCTATCTCAGCTGCCGATCAACCAAGCTAAGGCCAATGTAGCTAATCATAACCAAGAGGGAGCGGCTAATTTCGGTAATACACGCTCTGATGTTAACTATCAACCTAGTGTCAACTTAGATCTGGCTGAAGATGCGCGCTATCGTTCGGTAAACACACCTCTGTCCGGTACGGTTCAGCAGGCGGCTATCCCTAAGCAAGATAACTTCACTCAGGCAGGCATCTTGTACCGTAGCTTAAGCAAACAAGACAGGAGCGACCTTATTACTAACCTATCGGGCGATCTGGGGAAAGTAAGAGATAGCAATGTGAAGCACCAGATGCTGAGCTACTTCTATCAAGCCGATAAGGATTTTGGTGAACGACTCACTAAGGCCGTGAACGGTGATCTGAGCGAAGTGAAAAAAAGAATAAAAAGTTAAACTGTAAACTTGGGCAAGTGTTAACCGAGTAAGCCCCGCAAGACGTAAATTAGCTCTTTCTGCCCACAAAGAGTGTGTCTTGCGGGCAACCCGACTTTGAAACTAATACCATATTTATCAAATATTAAGATTATGATGACAAGCTCACTATCGATAAAATCCATTTTGCTACTACTCTCAGTTAATCTGGCGGTAAGTACTTTTATATCGCTTCTGTATATCTCGCTTCCTATGGCAAGCACACTCGATCTTGTAGAAGAAATTTCAATCTCCTCCCACCCGGGTAACACTTTGGCTCTTGATACAAATGTCACAGAAGTTAAGCAAACCACCGCAACAAGGGATATCTTAAAGGCTGATAGCAAGCAAAATCCTGCCCAGGTTACTCCCCCTCAACACGGTGAACAAACAAGGGAACTCATGAACTACTTTTTTGCGGCAGCCAGAACCGGAGATATCGAACTGTTAACCCACTTCATCGATGCCGGGTTTCCCATCGATCAGCGAAATGCACAAAGCTATACCGCACTGAT
This window harbors:
- a CDS encoding choice-of-anchor H family protein; translated protein: MNSNSNMSQKRRNSISTDEHRSGVNNSFPRSLKPGVFGAGILSILVLNFALLAPANADTVSQSEVLDATGLIQQTFSVGREMNPAQSAQGEGVNLDASVQTDNELLQMLTQKKLQLLTSSEGVKSDGMRTREEVILAHKNGQTSSKYAKQKMAGEAAQFANPIFHEFSIYEASSRLFTDNDLDGFYQTFSVTFDADLIGFGSYERADVYAELYLSRDGGPWVHYYSTDIFTIIGDSSDDDFEVLTTLHTGYPADHYDVLIDLYEVGFDDIVATISSDETDNLYALPLESSDRDEIYIGDSSSEGHGGGSLSLLGLLVLGFVSLKRRLV
- a CDS encoding DUF3300 domain-containing protein, which gives rise to MKTFIQWCYLSLLIVFTPVALIQDVSAQELNSNTAQSAFSEAELEQMLAPIALYPDSLLTHILIAATYPLEVVEASRLQSTNTLLPAEQLMEKAEGKEWDPSVIALLAFPNVLEKLSNDLTWTQKLGDAFLQDEARLLASIQSLRQQADEADSLSEMDNVSVTRVNNQIVIEPAQPEVIYVPYYDPRVVYGHWRWYRYPPVYWTPYPYYVRRPYGHFYWNTGVHIRFNFYFSAFHWSNHHIVVTHHHNSHHYRHRGRIVTSHGAQRWQHKPQHRRGVAYRSNHVKQRYNSHRPSMAHTKQVRKAERHQLSHAKASNNRLHKGSSLERNNSLDRNKSHQLNRKLGKSREQQFTNKLHNTPSHNQVKSHQRVKSYQRDVKSHQPAKSHQPQRSTQPKQSHQRDVRSHQPVKSHQPQRSSQPKQSHQRVKSHQPQRSIQPKQSHNSSRPSHSTANMSKSHKSGGHQQSGSRTKIRD
- a CDS encoding Crp/Fnr family transcriptional regulator, giving the protein MVSRFTEVVNFFSGFGIPSEVVKSQLSQFRSISLGTAEVLLVQGAEQDYGYFIVSGTLRACHYGESGLERCKEFYFEGELCFLYSSWLQGVAAQYQIETICDAEVIKVPLSLLALPHFLPAKVALLQQQLIFKEQKEALLLLNTPEQRYRHLQQYWPHWVSKLNNIQIASYIGINPVSLSRLKARIKCEK
- a CDS encoding PepSY domain-containing protein, with product MKFGSMLVLTTCILIPFFGQASSAQLPGIGAASMSIAAQTSKKAPQQLKVRSREQAIQLVKRQYQGKVLKAQSSRVNGHPGYRVKLISSEGVVFYVSVDAKTGSVRRN
- a CDS encoding TonB-dependent receptor; its protein translation is MNQFRFSLLAVACASTFLPMTLHAAQAEGLENTDVERITVYGRQNQVVMNSGLATKSDMSLMETPAAVVIVDEELINAQGVNSLQDLVRNISGVTQAGNNYGIGDNLVIRGLGANYTYDGMYGGAGLGNTFNPTRSLTNVESVEVLKGPATGLYGMGSAGGVINLIEKKPQFESKNEFGVEVGQWDTYSLSLDSTGGLSDKLAYRVVAKTARSDGYRDIGTDRDEVYSSLKYVFDDSQDLMLSASYINDSIAVDSIGHPIRIYNADSVGGKNAGEASWEDLINDPEGKGIQLSDEQRQQLADSLANSDGLTPYEFGHAGLISPMAKDNEGEELRFKLTHNIFFNDNLFLNQQLQYRDYTSGFSRQTGAYNYVYWNRRGTINADPRAPLVEDGVLYPFAARRQEYRQVSADETSWQYFADLRYDFELAGIDNELLVNANFEDRNIRFKQYSIYDADKVIKNKAGEVVYQGALPYIYDIRKPNWAEGSFEDHDPLMTSNYNKKVNAWGVGLQHVGYFDYGFTTRIGVAFNEIKQIYEHFGVDERYRASAAEPTPEADTSDNGVTYNLGVTYMPTDDLSFFVNHSKGRTAYGVLDGVAGNGKDRKDSESVSDDLGMRLKAFDDQMLTSLVLFKSSRTNLRYNNLDFEAGVSGPEVQEFFYDGSEETTGVELDMNAHLNEQWAINVNGVYQDARDKKDPNRSSYDTRQKGVPYVTASAWVTYGAEWFSLSSPLDISLGAKYVDERSTNSSSFGIPTGYVPSYTVVDTAVSYQADSWKLQLNVNNLFNETYYNKAMFLGGMPGEERNAKVTFSYQL
- a CDS encoding YgjV family protein, producing the protein MSAFIWSQVLIAIAIVFDLVSFQFKQRQKIVCCLCVSGILISAHFVLLEQWTAAGLMLLASIRYFSSIFTTSKRLMLLFLTSALMITLMTFTGLISLLSFSGTVFQTTAAFCQSDQRLRQLMIVGTSLWLIHNYLAGSPTAVVMELLFIGSNIIGYYRYYGVSLRLQARC
- a CDS encoding ATP-binding protein, with product MSKPSSQSQSETGVNPNKGLLNSLKARLVVSALLLILVLLPLIGFTLNDAFKQQVKSAAKNELSAYLYSVLAVTEVDNNRLLMPELLVENQFNVIQSGLYALISTPGNTSGIPAKHLLWQSNSFLASEPPQHLPHPATGQSEFGEILLEGKPHIIYSFSASFEQRQNKQFPITIHIIKDQADFQLQIDKFTRQLWTWLLILMALLGGVQLAWLLWTLKPLAKFKQELSDVEQGRAMQLEADYPTELQAVARQLNTLLNTEQSQRKRYRNALSDLAHSLKTPLAVIQSQKDLSQGSFEQISVINRIIGHQLKRAQSAAGSSWHLGVKVCSVSEKLVRTLGKIYRAPEIQITESVDSEAIFKGDESDLTEILGNLLDNACKAAKSKVLLSVTSSDTQLNIAIEDDGNGISPEQQSQIFERGIRADSYSQGHGIGLAIVRDLIDSYNGKLSVSTSESLGGAKFEISFSLGRR
- a CDS encoding response regulator transcription factor, with translation MRVLLVEDDIELQTNLKQHLVDANYNIDVADDGEIGLFQGTEYRYDAAIIDVGLPKLDGIALIKTLREQEIDFPILILTARDSWQDKVEGLDAGADDYLTKPFHPEELVARLKALIRRSAGKASPVVNNGPFSINTSSLEIKKGDVVITLSGTEYKLFEYFMLHPGEVISKTVLTEHIYDQDFDLDSNVIEVFIRRLRKKLDPDNSFSLIETLRGQGYRLTQMQKTEQSDE
- a CDS encoding ankyrin repeat domain-containing protein; translated protein: MMTSSLSIKSILLLLSVNLAVSTFISLLYISLPMASTLDLVEEISISSHPGNTLALDTNVTEVKQTTATRDILKADSKQNPAQVTPPQHGEQTRELMNYFFAAARTGDIELLTHFIDAGFPIDQRNAQSYTALMVAAYNGQERATLSLLARGSNACLQDKRGNTAIMGALIKGEWSIMKHLYSQTCDAYLTNKSGMTLNEFALYWGQSERLQQMESSLQR
- a CDS encoding catalase; this encodes MDLTKSCLVISMSLAFTVQAETLTRDNGAPVGDNQNSITAGSNGSVLLQDVQLIQKLQRFARERIPERVVHARGTGVHGEFISSGDFGELTQAAPFAKKNKVTPVFVRFSTVVHSKGSPETLRDPRGFATRFYSEQGNWDLVGNNLPVFFIRDAIKFPDMVHSLKPSPVTNKQDPNRFFDFFSHEATATNMLTWVYTNLGTPSSYRKMDGWGVHAYKFINDENRVKYVKFHWVSQQGVEGLRPNEVTKIQGQNFNHLTDDLYSQIDQGNFPKWDLKVKVISPEDLNKFDYNPLDATKMWLDVPETKVGTMTLNRVPDNFFQETEQAAFAPSNLIPGIEPSEDRLLQGRIFSYADTQLYRLGANLSQLPINQAKANVANHNQEGAANFGNTRSDVNYQPSVNLDLAEDARYRSVNTPLSGTVQQAAIPKQDNFTQAGILYRSLSKQDRSDLITNLSGDLGKVRDSNVKHQMLSYFYQADKDFGERLTKAVNGDLSEVKKRIKS